From the genome of Cryptococcus neoformans var. grubii H99 chromosome 11, complete sequence:
CCGACGATCTTTCGCAGAACATACGGCGAAATTATTCTATCGAGCGGTACCCATCCGACCTCAAGAACAAGGTCTATCTTCTGAAGCATTTTGAAAACTATATGTTGGACAAATTGTTTGGCGATCAACCGTACACTTTCGAGGACAAGGAACTTAGGACAGAAATGGTATTTGTGGTAAGATATTTGAGAATGAAGCACGTCATCTTGTTTAGACTCAGCAACGATGTTCTCCAGGTAGGTTtaatcttttttttttttttttttttttttttttcgcaTGTGACTGATCATTATTTTTAGTTCAACTTTTATGATCATACTAAACTCATTCTCTCTCGAGAAGGTCTCGTGGTCACTGTTATCGACAGGCATTCTGTAATGCGCACTTGGAGCCTCGAGGAACTGTTACGACCGTTAGACGATGACCTGTCGCCGAAGGATAAGAAAAGGATTGAGGGTATTGTGCACAAGGTCCAATACGCAAAGTAAGTTTCGTCGCTTGCCTTGAAGATGTTGCTGACAACGTACATCAGGGACGTGCTGGCAAAGATTAAGAGTCACACGAGCTCATCAAAAGCAGCTGCAGCGAGCAGCAGCGTCCCAGTTTCAGCCAATACCAGGTCGGCGGCTGCGGTTGAGCGTGAAATGGGAAGGCCTATTCGTTAGCTGGTATTGTTGGGGCGAGTGTTCGGGTGTTATGGGACTGGAGGCTTTGGGGAAGGTGACTGTGGCAACGGGTCGCGTCACTTCTTACTTCTTGGTTTCAGGGAATTTTTCGAGTACACTATATACCAACCTCATATATTGGCATTGTTGAGCATTATCTTCAGTATTGTAGCGTGCTATTATCATATATGCACATAATGGACAGTTGAAATGTCAATGTTATTGGGAGTCGGTGGTTATTCTTATTTTATATGCGTACGTATAACGGCGGTGGAGGGCAAAAGTGGAGGCCGTCCCCAATTACGACGGAACAGCCAATGATTTCTTTCACCTTTCACATCACAGCGTCAAGTTTGCATTAGGGGGAAtcggagagaagaagaatttAGGGTACATTATCGTCAAGGCAATCACAATCACAGCAAATATCCTTACACCATGTCCAGAAATTTACAGCTGCAGTCATCTGAAGCAACACCAGTAATATTATTCAAAACTCCACATCCGTCACCTTCAGCCGATCCCTATCAGCATGCCTTTTCCAAAtcagcatcttcatcttcaaactCTGCGGAAAAATATCAACCCCATTTTATTCCAGTTTTGCAGGAGACATACCATCTCTCGGAGATTGTCAAAATCATCGAGGAGGGGCCCGACCAGTGGGAAGGGGTAATTGTCACTAGCCGGCGAGGTATGGAGGGATGGGTCAAAGGGGTTCAAACTTACTTGGAAGGGACaggcaaggaaaaagagagggAAGTAGCATGGAACCAATTACCCCTTTTCTCTGTTGGTCATGCGTCGACTGAGCACTTGGCTGCTGCCAACATACCACTATCGTTCAAGCCTCGTCCAGTACCCGAAATGGAAAGTAACCCTCCAAAATCAGCTGGACCATTGTCGGAACTGGTACTTAGAACGTTGCCGAGGAGAAGTACCGATGCGAGTGAGGCAAGGTACGGGCCATACCTGTTCTTGTGCGGAGACAAGTCATTGGATGAGATGCCTACCGCGCTGAGAAATGAAGGGAGGACAGTGAATGAAGTTGTAGTGTATGCCACGTCCGCGCGACACGACTTCCGGCAGGGCTTGAGAAGGTTAGAAACACCTATTAGGCACAAAGGGTGGTTGGCGTTCTTTTCGCCCAGCTCAGCGGCTATTGTAATGCCGCAAATCAAACAAGATCATGGTCGCTGGGATGGATGGCGTGTGTTTGCCATTGGAGAAACGACCAAGAAGTAcctggaggaggaggctaAGATGGAAGTACATGCTGTTGCCGACAGGCCGGATGCCGATGGGACATTTGAGGCTATAGTGCAGGCAGGAAGATAGACACACTTGTAAGTGACTCGTGCCGAGATTTTAAAGCAGCACTGATTCAGGCAGACTTCATAATAAACATCCATCGAATACCAGCATATAACCATACCATGCACCGTTCATGCATACTCTACCATTGTTAATATAAAAGATTCATTCTAAACATGCACTATGATCGTTCTTCATTGGCGTATGCCACGTTTACAGGGCCATAACCCTAGAGTGCGTCCTGTCTCATTAAGAGAAAGCGAAAGCACTTCCGGCCATATCTTCTCATGGCAACCTGATACCTCGTAGAAGCAGACACCATATTGCTACAGCCTACATCGGACACCGAATAACAGACTCGAACTTCCTAATATACATGCATGTACACGTAAACGTCCTTTTTATCGTCAATAGTCGCTTTTTTTTGCGGGGGCGCGCGTTTGACATTCGATGCAAACAAGAGCATTTATTTTATTGCTTTCGCCGcgactttcttcttcgtcagtCAACATTCACTCCTCACCTCTTGTAGCTTTCTATCCTCCCTGCcctctcttttccccatcTCTTATCCACATCCACCCATTGGATGCCTTCGCGGCGCCAGTCTCCTGCACCACTGTTGCCCGCTGTCCGATAACTTCAATGTCCTGTACCGCAAACAACACGTCTAAACTACCGTCTCTTGGTGAGTGCATCAGTCACGCTTTTATTCACAGACTGGGCACATCACAAGGAATATGTGCGATGTGGACTGACGAATGATCCCCAAATGAAAAGAATAATGTCCTCTCCCCGCCGCCGTCGTAATCAACAATCGACTACCGTGCAGTCCATACGATCACACACGCCTCTTACTCCACGTCTCCTTGATCTAAACACCAACATCCCTACCACACGATCTCGCGCCCGTCTTCTGTCATCCAAGAACCATCTTAAATTGAACGACGAAAACAGCCGCGGTCCTGCGCCCGGTTTCAACAAGAGTCTTAGAAGTAGAGGTCCCCTCAAGGAAAACCCATTAAAGATGAATGTGTTAGAGGATAAGAAAATGATCAttgggaagagaaaaatggaagatgaggatgagaatcaaaggaaaggaaaaatgCTGAAGGCGGATGAAAGACTtgtgagaaggatgggtcCGCCTCTAAAGACCGTAGGGTCAAACAACAGTCTCCATACAAGGCATACACTGGCTCCAATAGTGTCACTACAACGAGTTCCAGAGCAAACCCAGACCGTCGCACCTCCAACGCCAGCAAGAGAAATCTTGCGAATGGGTATGCTCGAAGCCAAgcaaggagatgatgaagcgAACGAAGCAGAGTCGAACATATTTACCGTGGTTGCGCGATCGCCAACACCGCCGAGAATGCGTGAACGTCCCCTTGAAATCAAAAGGGATGAAGACACAACTATCGGGAATTCTCCTAAGTTTATTGCGAGGCCACCGACACCACCGAGACCTCACCAAATGGCCGCCATTACCAAAAGCCCTACTCCTCGTTCCAATGATGCTTCCGTCTCCCTCGCTTCCCCCCGGCGACCCCTGATGCATTCCTCAATCCTATCTACTCCTGGCCGTTCTCAACCATCTCTTATCAATACCTTTAAATCTTCTCCCGCCCACCCACTTTCtaccttcctctccacGCCCCGCGCGTCTCAAAATCAGTCTACAGCTGCCATTACCACTTACAGCGTATCGACCACACCCGATGGCATACCGCCAACCGTCTCGGTATTTACCCCTAATAACCGTCCCAAAATAGCATCTCCTTTGACCAATAGGCGAATCGCTCTTGCCGTCAGGGTAGCTAAGGAGCAGGCGTCACTTGATGCTTTAGTATTAAAAGCCACTCCTGCCAAGCAGGAAATACAACCACGCGCCGTTGAGGCTCCGAAGGAAAATGTCACTGCtgaaaaagttgaagaagcggcCGAGACAACGGAGAACGTGGATATTGATATGGCTGTGGCGGAAGAAACTACAAGTACTGAGTCAGTGCTTGGGGTAGACATGACGACGGGAATGAGGAAGGCTGGTGGTGCGTGCGAGGCCCGATATGTGCCTTCTGTTACCGAAATCGAACCCGATACCAAGATCAATGTTGATGAGCCTGCACTTGAGGCAAAATCTGAGGCGCAACCAGCTTCCGACATTATATCCACATCCTCTACCGAAATCATTTCCACAACACCAGACCCTGCACAGATGGCAGATCCTGCGGCTCCAGAATGCCCTATAACTCAACCCGCTGTCAACATTCAATTGCACAAAACTTCGTCCGGTAGATCTTTGTTGGGTATGGGTGCACCTAGCCGCATCCCCATTAGTACACGGCATGTACCTGCAGTAGCTGCCATCGACAGGTCTTACCTTCCCTCGTCTACAACGAGGAAAATGGCAAGTGGTTTAGGGTTGGGCTCTCTTCCAGAGAGACGACCTGGTGGTCGACCAGAAATGATGGGTAGTGAAGGTTCATCTACTCGAGGGCCTCCGTCGTCGCCTGCCAAGCGTCAACCTTCTtacccttcctcccttgGCTCGGGTCCTCTTGCTCGCCCTACAGCACGGGTAGTTTCTAACCCCATCCGTTCTTCTGCTACCGTTTCAGAATCGTTTTCTGCGGTTGAGATGTCCCAGCCTCCTATAATCGAAAGCAGTCGATCTGTGTCTGACCCTGTCCCTATTCTTGAACCTGCACGAACGTTCAGATTGAGTTTGAGTACGAATAGGCGAGAAGGTATGTCATTAGAGACTTCTCAATCCTTGGCCGGTTTGAGTGAGGCATTGGAGAAGCTCAAGTCAAAGAAACGACTTTCCGGTGCATCTGCTTCTGCTGAACCACCCCGAAAACCGACCATTCCTTCAGTCACTGTCACGGGCCCAGCTCCAAATGTTTCTAAAAAGGAAACAAACAATCTCTCAGCATCAACGAGCTCTACGACCATGGCGCCTCTGGCCAATCATCGAGTACGAAGCGCAGTTCATCCTGCTGACTCGTCCGTCTCATCGGACACCACCGGCGAAAAATCTATTTTGGAAATGCTGAGTTCATCGAAGGGCGTGAGGTGTTTCCAGGGCGTGGTGGCGTTTGTAGACGTGAGAACAAGTGAAGGATCAGATTCGTCACAGTTCTTTTCCGATATTTTGAAATCTGGCGGAGCAAAGGTAAGCCTTTGATAGTGAAGGAGATATACAGTACTAACTCTCTTATAAGGTTCTTACCCGACCAACACTCTCTTGCACCCATGTTGTTTACAAATCTGGTCGACCGGCGACGCTGAATTGGTACCGACGACAGGACAAGCCACCAAAACTTGTGAGCATCAAATGGGTGACGGATAGTAAAAAGGCCAgtaagaagatggaagaaaacaAGTATCTTGTGGACCCGAATGAGGAGCCTATATTTGAAAAGGTGTGTGCCGAAGGTTATTGATGGGGAAGTATACTAAATGATCATTATAGAGAAGAAAATCGATGGAACCCAAGGCCTTGTCGGCGCATAGGAGCACTGCGAGTAGCAGCGCTAAGAGACAAGCGTGTAAGTGatactttgccttcgcaCCAAGTTTTGATGAGGCTGATAGTTATGCCAAAGTACTGGCTGTTGCCGAGGCGAAAAATAAGAGTATGAGCTATGCGCGTAAGTATCCCTCAAGATGAGTCTGCTGAATTTCCCATGCTAACGAGCTGTAGCCAaacttccttcccctctcaAGAAGACCTACATCAACCTCCCCTTTTCAGATGACAACAAGTAGTCAAGCCTCCAGCTCAAAGCACTATAAGCCCCCCGAAAGGGTGGGAGGAAGTATCTGTTGTAACCTGTAGCCAGAGTTCGATAGTGGAGCATGAATATCGGTATATTAATGACCTGTCGAGTTGGGATAGAGTATCAAATTGCATGTCTATGTTTGTTGGCAACACCTCAAAACCTCCTGTACACACATTGAAAATTGGTAATTCATCAGCTATAGTGGGTGGCATAAGTGTGATATCTTAACTCACAGTACAACTTAAAAAGACGCTAAGAAATAAGGGGAAATCGATTCGTTTCGGGCTTAGAAGTTGTAGTTCAAGCCACCTCTTCCGATTGAAAAGTTGACCCGCTTGCCTAAGGGCTATGGATGAGCTATGAGAGTAGTGGGTATAGTCCAGAAGGCTGACCATTAATGTTGAGATACAAGAACTGTGGAGAATACGTTAGCAGGTCCTGCGCGGAGAAATGAATTGGGACTGACTTTCGGTATGATGGTGATACGTTTGTGATCTAATGAATTATGAGTACAAAGCGGCCCGATGCATCTTCAGGCTACTTACAGCCAAAGCCCATTTCGATATATTGCTTTGCTTGGATATGGGAATAAGACTCCTTGGAAGAGCAGACAAGAGGATACAGTATAAGGATGCAAGTTCAATACGTGAAGTTTGTAGATCGACTGGACTTTGAACTATGACGATTTAAGGCACGAAGATGTACCACTTGCCATCTCCCCAATCAGTGTTACGTAACATGATCAGTTGTTGTATATGTTAATAGGCCAAAAGTAATAAGGCCCGAGACAAAAGCGAGTCTGCTGTAACTTCGCTCATTTCATTCAAAGTAATCCTTGCCTCGTACCCCACATCATGTCCAATGGCAAGATATCATTCTCTTTCGGCGCAAAACCAGCCCCAAAACCCGCCATGGCAACTTCAGCAGTAGCCCCAGCCCCAAAATCTAACCTTGAACTCCTGATGGCAAAATCCAAGGCAAAGCAACCTCCTTCCAAAGCTCCCTCTGCTGCCCTTTTcaatgatgaggatgaagacgagggcAAACCATCATCTGCCCCTCCAGACCTTCTCGCTGGTCCcagcaagaagaaagctCCTGTTACCCAATCTGCGCAACTGTCTCGTGCTGAAAGACGAGCACAGGCCGCTGCTCAAGCTATCGACCAGTCGATCTTTGATTATGATTCTCATTATGAACAGATGAAGGCTGCAGAGCGAGTAGCggaggaagtgaagaagaaggaaggtgaagagaggaaaCCGAAATATATTGAAAGTTTCTTGGCTTCGGCGCAGACTCGAAAGCTGGATAAGTTAAgagcagaggaaaagatgctggagagagagagggagaaagagggtgatgagtttgaagggaaggaaaagttTGTTACAGAAGCTTACAAGAGACAGATGGAGGAGGTTAGGaaggctgaagaggaagagaaggcgCGAGAAGGTGATAACCCCATTGCAGATGCTTGACTGTGGCTGACCGTTATGACAGAGGCTCTGAGAAAAGGACAGAAGGGACCCGGTCTCACTGCTTTCTACAAAACTATGCTGGACTCCGAAGAATCTAAGCACGCCGCCGCTGTTTCTGCTACGTCAAAGCCTGCCATGGGTCCATCTCTTGCCATTCGACCACCGACCGAACCTTCAAAACCAGTATacgatgacgaagaagagtacGATCCCTTTTTGGCTCGAGAGGCAAAGGGATCAGCGTCTGCTTCTGCAGAAAAGAGGCTCGAGAAGGCAGGCACAACGATGATGGATAAAGAGAGTGGGAAGCAGGTGGAAATcaatgatgaaggagaggttGTGGATAAGCGATCACTTCTCAAAGCGGGACTAAATATTACCAAGAAACCAAAGGCTGACATCCCCAACTCCCTGCTCACATCTCAGCGCAGTGGTCAACTGCCTGAGGGACCATATGTCTCTCGCGCTGTTGGAGCAGCGGCTAGTTAcaaggagagaatggaaagGGAGCGTAGAAGATTAGCGGAACAAATGAGGGAAGtagaggaaaggaagaggaaggaagaggaggataggttacggatggaggaagaggaggcaaggcggagaagagagggagaaagcgGAGAAgcggaaaggaagagggcaGAGGCGCGAGAACGATACTTGGCGAGAAAGCgcgagagagaagaggcagagaaAGGTGGGAACAAGAAAGTGAAGGAAGGGTAGAGTTTGTACGAGTTGCATCTTGTCATATGTAAGGCATTTCTACCTGATCCGTAAGGCGGCTGTAGAGTTATGTACTGGCCTCTTTTTTTGTACTGGATGCTCCATCTGTACCCTTCGTCTGCTGGTTCATGACGCTGTTTGTTGCGTGTGACTGTTGTTGTCCCAATCTAATCCCCGATTGGAAAGATAATCGGATATGATTACGTATTAACTTGTTGTTGCAGCGGTGACGCCAGCCGAGGCGTTAATAACGATTCACGACCATACATACATTCTACAACGAGTGTCCAAAGTAATATCCTATTCCCAGTACATATTCTGCTCCCCATCTGTACAGCCAGGTATTGGAGTCGGCAAGAGCCGGAGACAACATATCACCAGGCGAGCAAGAGGTCCAGCTCGATAACAACCGGTCCAGCTCGATAACAACCACGAATCTGCTCGCCCACAATGTCATCAGCAAACCCATCGTCAATTATTGCAGAAGTCCTTCGACAACCCGACGATCTTCTCAAGCTCGCGGCATATCGCAAGAAGCTCCTGAAAGAAAAATCGGCTCTGGATACCAAGCTTTCGGAGGGTGTGAAATCTCAACTGGACGCAACAAGAGATGCGTTGCTCAAGTTACAGAATAGTAAAGCTGCGGTGACACTAATAAGGGAGGAGATGTTGGCTGTGGAGAAGCTTatgggtggagaagatggtggggagGCATTTGATAAGATTACGAGGGTAGGCATATTGTCATCTCGATGATTTGAACGAGCTGACAAGAAGCCAGGTTTCGATAATACACCGTAACTTTGCACAAACGTCCAAGATGGTACAGAACCTCCGATCAATGTCCGAGAAAGTTGATTACTTGTCTTCTCTACTTGATTCTGACAAGAATCATCCCGATGGTGCTGCGGGTCCTTCTCCCAATCTCTTGCCCATTCACTTCCAATTACAGCAACTGGAAGCATTCCGTAACGAGACTTTGCATGAGGCCAAAAAGTCAAACCCTCAAGATAGGGAGACATTAGTAAAGTGGTTTGAGAAGGTGGATAAAGTGGGCGAGGACTTTGAAGCGTGGTTATGGGAGATAGCAGGAAGTGTGGTTGAGCtgttgaggaaggggaatgGTGGGACTGTGGTCAGACTTTTAAAGATTATTGAGGTCGAGGGTAAAGAGGACGAAAAGGTCCGACATATTTCAGGCTCAAAACGATAGCGGTACAAGCTAACATTGCCATAGGCCGTAGCAATGCGTCTTGTACGCAAAGTCGCAACTACCGATGCGGCTTCGAAATTCAAATCTATGCAAGCCAACGCTCGAGTCATCAAGAATTATCGCCACAAATTTCTCGATGTCATGAAGTCCACCGTGCAGCAATCATTTGAGGAATACTTTCTTGATAATCAGCATGACTTTTTAGGATTCATTGAAGGGCTTGGGTGGGTGTACAAGGACATCATTAGGATCAAAGACGACATTGAACCTCTTTTCCCTGCCGACTATGAGATTACCGCTTTCCTTGTCAAAGCCTATCACAAGTCTCTCAATGAAACACTGATCAAGGTGGTCAAGTCTGCACCCGAGGCCAAGGTCCTCTTGGAGCTTCATGCATGGGTCAAAGAATACAGAGTGAGCATGAAGGAGCTTGAAATCCCTCCTGCTTGGATCCAACCTCCATTGCTCGACGGCAAATCTCAAGAACTTATCGAGGACTATGTCAAACTCATTGTCACCAAACTCGATGAATGGACTATCAACCTTATGCGAGAAGAGACGGGCCAGTTTACATGGCGTACTCGCGAGCCAGAACAAGCGGCAGATGGTCTTTTCGGTATGGAGGGTGTGGTCGATTTCTTCCA
Proteins encoded in this window:
- a CDS encoding signal transducer, encoding MSSPRRRRNQQSTTVQSIRSHTPLTPRLLDLNTNIPTTRSRARLLSSKNHLKLNDENSRGPAPGFNKSLRSRGPLKENPLKMNVLEDKKMIIGKRKMEDEDENQRKGKMLKADERLVRRMGPPLKTVGSNNSLHTRHTLAPIVSLQRVPEQTQTVAPPTPAREILRMGMLEAKQGDDEANEAESNIFTVVARSPTPPRMRERPLEIKRDEDTTIGNSPKFIARPPTPPRPHQMAAITKSPTPRSNDASVSLASPRRPLMHSSILSTPGRSQPSLINTFKSSPAHPLSTFLSTPRASQNQSTAAITTYSVSTTPDGIPPTVSVFTPNNRPKIASPLTNRRIALAVRVAKEQASLDALVLKATPAKQEIQPRAVEAPKENVTAEKVEEAAETTENVDIDMAVAEETTSTESVLGVDMTTGMRKAGGACEARYVPSVTEIEPDTKINVDEPALEAKSEAQPASDIISTSSTEIISTTPDPAQMADPAAPECPITQPAVNIQLHKTSSGRSLLGMGAPSRIPISTRHVPAVAAIDRSYLPSSTTRKMASGLGLGSLPERRPGGRPEMMGSEGSSTRGPPSSPAKRQPSYPSSLGSGPLARPTARVVSNPIRSSATVSESFSAVEMSQPPIIESSRSVSDPVPILEPARTFRLSLSTNRREGMSLETSQSLAGLSEALEKLKSKKRLSGASASAEPPRKPTIPSVTVTGPAPNVSKKETNNLSASTSSTTMAPLANHRVRSAVHPADSSVSSDTTGEKSILEMLSSSKGVRCFQGVVAFVDVRTSEGSDSSQFFSDILKSGGAKVLTRPTLSCTHVVYKSGRPATLNWYRRQDKPPKLVSIKWVTDSKKASKKMEENKYLVDPNEEPIFEKRRKSMEPKALSAHRSTASSSAKRQALLAVAEAKNKSMSYAPKLPSPLKKTYINLPFSDDNK
- a CDS encoding uroporphyrinogen-III synthase, yielding MSRNLQLQSSEATPVILFKTPHPSPSADPYQHAFSKSASSSSNSAEKYQPHFIPVLQETYHLSEIVKIIEEGPDQWEGVIVTSRRGMEGWVKGVQTYLEGTGKEKEREVAWNQLPLFSVGHASTEHLAAANIPLSFKPRPVPEMESNPPKSAGPLSELVLRTLPRRSTDASEARYGPYLFLCGDKSLDEMPTALRNEGRTVNEVVVYATSARHDFRQGLRRLETPIRHKGWLAFFSPSSAAIVMPQIKQDHGRWDGWRVFAIGETTKKYLEEEAKMEVHAVADRPDADGTFEAIVQAGR